A portion of the Homo sapiens chromosome 16, GRCh38.p14 Primary Assembly genome contains these proteins:
- the SNX20 gene encoding sorting nexin-20 isoform 3 (isoform 3 is encoded by transcript variant 3), whose translation MASPEHPGSPGCMGPITQCTARTQQEAPATGPDLPHPGPDGHLDTHSGLSSNSSMTTRELQQYWQNQKCRWKHVKLLFEIASARIEERKVSKFVAPAPDATP comes from the exons ATGGCAAGTCCAGAGCACCCTGGGAGCCCTGGCTGCATGGGACCCATAACCCAGTGCACGGCAAGGACCCAGCAGGAAGCACCAGCCACTGGCCCCGACCTCCCGCACCCAGGACCTGACGGGCACTTAG ACACACACAGTGGCCTGAGCTCCAACTCCAGCATGACCACGCGGGAGCTTCAGCAGTACTGGCAGAACCAGAAATGCCGCTGGAAGCACGTCAAACTGCTCTTTGAGATCGCTTCAGCTCGCATCGAGGAGAGAAAAGTCTCTAAGTTTGTG